Proteins encoded within one genomic window of Coprococcus phoceensis:
- a CDS encoding type III toxin-antitoxin system ToxN/AbiQ family toxin — protein MLEIEGIKYYTPFTSPKEKHRKMKNTKDFRKINHGIYGAINFNNMIPVVDSALLLIDIDAMEDSKYQRLLQNQYKCIKADREQIQLTAKRLRDTLFKKNEQLNGNDRRIKERCCDLSLLEEVSKHYDNH, from the coding sequence GTGCTTGAGATTGAGGGGATAAAATATTATACTCCATTTACATCGCCCAAAGAAAAGCATCGTAAAATGAAGAACACAAAAGATTTTAGGAAAATTAATCATGGAATATATGGTGCAATTAACTTTAATAATATGATACCGGTTGTGGATTCGGCATTGCTTCTTATTGATATTGATGCAATGGAAGATTCAAAATATCAGCGTTTGCTTCAAAATCAATACAAGTGTATTAAAGCTGACCGAGAACAAATTCAGTTGACGGCAAAAAGATTAAGAGATACCCTTTTTAAGAAAAATGAACAATTGAATGGCAATGATAGGCGAATAAAGGAAAGATGTTGTGATTTGTCATTGTTGGAGGAGGTTTCGAAACATTATGACAACCATTAG
- a CDS encoding helix-turn-helix domain-containing protein, which translates to MELFRILQQKKEQLPNTIVPFSDILARLCFVLECTPGDIIKYNF; encoded by the coding sequence ATGGAACTGTTTAGAATATTGCAACAGAAAAAGGAACAATTGCCAAACACAATTGTTCCTTTTTCTGACATACTTGCTCGTCTCTGTTTTGTGCTGGAATGTACGCCAGGTGATATAATAAAATATAATTTTTGA
- a CDS encoding RrF2 family transcriptional regulator: MISTKGRYALRVLIDLAEQDTTTYVPLKEIAKRQGISEKYLQQIVKILVGKGLLTGISGKGGGYRLTASPEEYNVGEILELMEGSLTPVACLAPDTKTCSRSSHCKTLPMWKKFDNLVHDYFFHITIADLVNGTV, translated from the coding sequence ATGATCTCAACCAAAGGGCGCTATGCCCTACGCGTACTGATTGATTTGGCTGAACAAGATACAACCACATATGTTCCCTTGAAAGAAATTGCAAAAAGACAGGGAATATCAGAAAAATATCTTCAGCAGATTGTAAAAATACTTGTCGGGAAAGGATTGTTAACCGGAATCAGCGGAAAAGGCGGTGGTTACCGACTAACTGCCAGCCCTGAAGAATATAATGTAGGAGAAATTTTAGAATTGATGGAAGGCAGCCTTACACCGGTAGCCTGCCTGGCTCCCGATACGAAAACTTGTTCCAGAAGCTCCCACTGTAAAACGTTGCCTATGTGGAAAAAATTCGACAATCTTGTACATGATTATTTCTTTCATATAACAATTGCCGATCTGGTTAATGGAACTGTTTAG
- a CDS encoding transporter substrate-binding domain-containing protein, protein MRKKFLKKISTVGLAAVAAVGLLAGCGKTDQSSKSSKTIYRTVDEIKKSGTINIGVFSDKAPFGYVDENGEYQGYDIYFAERLGKDLGVKINYVSTEAANRIEYLQTGKVDVILANFTVTDERAEEVDFALPYMNVSLGVVSHKEHVITDLSQVGADEQVIVISGTTAETYLTKNYPDIKLQKFDTYAAAKSAFENGTGVAWANDNTEVIAFAKENEGYTIGIDSLGSSDTIAPAVTKGNTSLLDWLNEEIETLGKEKFFHKDYEETLADAYGLDYEDTLVVESGVVESN, encoded by the coding sequence ATGAGAAAGAAGTTTTTGAAAAAAATCAGTACAGTAGGTCTTGCAGCGGTGGCGGCAGTCGGATTATTAGCAGGATGCGGAAAGACAGACCAGTCGTCAAAATCATCAAAAACAATCTATAGAACAGTGGATGAGATTAAGAAAAGCGGTACCATCAATATAGGCGTATTTTCAGATAAAGCTCCATTTGGGTATGTAGATGAAAATGGAGAGTATCAAGGATACGATATTTATTTTGCCGAAAGACTTGGAAAGGATCTCGGGGTAAAGATTAACTATGTATCTACCGAGGCGGCGAACCGTATTGAGTATCTGCAGACTGGGAAGGTTGATGTGATTCTTGCAAACTTTACAGTGACAGATGAAAGAGCAGAAGAAGTTGATTTTGCTTTGCCATACATGAATGTTTCTCTTGGTGTGGTGTCGCATAAGGAGCATGTGATAACTGACCTGAGTCAGGTTGGTGCGGATGAACAGGTGATTGTAATTTCGGGAACTACAGCAGAGACTTATCTGACGAAGAATTATCCGGATATTAAATTACAGAAATTTGATACATATGCAGCAGCAAAAAGTGCATTTGAGAATGGAACCGGAGTTGCATGGGCGAATGACAACACAGAAGTTATAGCATTTGCGAAAGAAAATGAAGGGTATACCATTGGAATTGACTCACTTGGAAGTTCGGATACGATTGCACCGGCTGTTACAAAAGGAAACACCTCTCTGTTAGACTGGCTGAATGAAGAAATAGAGACATTGGGAAAAGAGAAATTTTTCCATAAAGATTATGAGGAAACGCTTGCGGATGCTTATGGACTTGATTACGAAGATACGCTGGTAGTAGAAAGTGGTGTTGTGGAGAGCAACTAA
- a CDS encoding amino acid ABC transporter permease, whose amino-acid sequence MNWEAMKSYLPLYEKACILTLKIGWIGILFAIVIGLFCALIRHYKVPVLSTIAGGYIEFFRNTPLLVQLFFLYFGLPKLGISIGAEFCGVLGLALLGGAYMAEAFRSGLESVEQIQMESALSLGMSRQQAVRHIILPQAISISVPAFVANIIFLLKETSVFSAISLMDLMFTAKDLIGLYYKTTECLVLLVIFYLIILLPVSLIGSIVERKVRYAGFGV is encoded by the coding sequence ATGAATTGGGAAGCAATGAAATCATACCTTCCGCTATATGAGAAGGCTTGTATATTAACTTTAAAGATTGGTTGGATTGGTATTTTGTTTGCGATTGTAATTGGTTTGTTCTGTGCTTTGATTCGGCATTATAAAGTGCCGGTTCTTAGCACGATCGCAGGGGGATATATCGAATTTTTCCGGAATACTCCATTGCTGGTACAGCTGTTTTTTCTGTATTTTGGTTTGCCGAAATTGGGAATATCCATTGGAGCAGAATTTTGTGGAGTGTTAGGATTGGCGCTTTTGGGCGGCGCATATATGGCGGAAGCTTTTCGAAGCGGTTTAGAGTCTGTAGAACAAATCCAGATGGAAAGTGCGCTTTCGCTGGGAATGAGCAGGCAGCAGGCGGTGAGGCATATTATTCTCCCGCAGGCGATTTCAATCAGTGTACCGGCATTTGTCGCAAATATCATATTTTTGCTGAAGGAGACGAGTGTGTTTTCAGCAATCAGTTTGATGGACTTGATGTTTACGGCAAAAGACTTGATAGGCTTGTATTATAAAACAACGGAATGCCTCGTGCTGCTTGTGATTTTTTATCTCATTATTTTATTGCCGGTATCCCTTATTGGGAGCATTGTAGAAAGGAAGGTGCGTTATGCAGGATTTGGGGTTTGA
- a CDS encoding amino acid ABC transporter permease, protein MQDLGFDVLLKGSNMQRLLIGLWTSLRISLIAVVISIFLGLIVGVLMTRKNIILKVFTRVYLEIVRIMPQLVLLFIVFFGATRVFGIDIEAEKASIIVFSFWGTAEMADLVRGALISIPKHQYESAKALGMSELQIYLHIVMPQTLRRLIPLSMNLITRMIKTTSLIMMIGVVEVLKVGQQIIEANRTSSPNAAFGVFAAVFVLYFIACWPISMFSKYLERKWV, encoded by the coding sequence ATGCAGGATTTGGGGTTTGATGTTTTGCTAAAAGGATCTAACATGCAGCGTCTTCTAATAGGGCTTTGGACCTCTTTGCGAATCAGCTTGATAGCAGTTGTGATTAGTATTTTTCTCGGCTTGATAGTGGGAGTTTTAATGACAAGGAAAAATATAATTCTCAAGGTGTTCACCCGTGTTTATTTAGAAATTGTAAGAATTATGCCTCAGCTGGTATTACTTTTTATTGTTTTCTTTGGAGCGACCAGAGTGTTTGGAATCGATATTGAGGCAGAAAAAGCATCTATTATTGTATTTAGTTTTTGGGGAACAGCGGAAATGGCGGATCTTGTACGCGGTGCATTGATCAGCATTCCAAAACACCAATATGAGAGTGCAAAAGCATTGGGGATGAGTGAGCTGCAAATCTATTTACATATTGTAATGCCGCAGACATTGCGAAGATTAATTCCACTGTCCATGAATCTCATCACAAGAATGATCAAGACAACTAGCTTGATTATGATGATCGGGGTGGTCGAAGTCTTAAAAGTTGGTCAGCAGATTATTGAGGCGAACCGTACTTCGTCTCCAAATGCGGCATTTGGTGTTTTTGCAGCGGTGTTTGTCTTATACTTTATTGCATGCTGGCCGATCAGTATGTTTTCAAAATACTTGGAAAGGAAATGGGTATAA
- a CDS encoding amino acid ABC transporter ATP-binding protein, with protein MAEELIKIEQVTKKYNENVIFEDLSLSIRKGEVVVIVGPSGCGKSTLLRCMNGLEPIEKGTISYCGETVDGRSKNIMEIRQKVGMVFQSYELFPHKTILQNITLAPKLVQSRNKQETEAEALELLKRVGLEEKKDSYPRQLSGGQKQRVAIVRALCMHPEVLLFDEVTAALDPEMVREVLEVLLDLAKQGRTMVIVTHEMSFAKAIADRVIFLDKGIIVEEGKAEEFFEYPKTERAQRFLHTFTYEKVKK; from the coding sequence ATGGCGGAAGAATTAATAAAAATAGAGCAGGTTACAAAGAAATACAATGAAAATGTTATTTTCGAGGATTTGTCATTATCTATTCGAAAAGGAGAGGTTGTAGTGATTGTTGGTCCTTCCGGATGCGGGAAAAGCACCCTTCTTCGGTGTATGAATGGGCTGGAGCCTATTGAAAAGGGAACAATCAGTTATTGTGGAGAAACCGTAGATGGCAGATCTAAAAATATTATGGAGATTCGCCAGAAAGTGGGGATGGTGTTCCAAAGCTATGAGCTTTTCCCGCATAAGACAATCCTTCAAAATATCACATTGGCGCCGAAATTGGTGCAGAGTCGTAATAAGCAGGAGACAGAGGCAGAAGCATTGGAACTTTTAAAACGGGTCGGGCTGGAAGAGAAGAAAGACAGCTATCCACGTCAACTTTCCGGAGGACAGAAACAGCGTGTTGCAATTGTGCGGGCTCTTTGCATGCATCCGGAAGTGCTTTTGTTTGATGAGGTGACAGCGGCACTGGATCCGGAGATGGTGCGGGAGGTGCTTGAGGTGCTTTTAGATCTCGCAAAACAGGGACGTACGATGGTCATCGTGACACATGAAATGTCTTTTGCAAAGGCAATAGCAGATCGTGTAATCTTTTTAGATAAAGGAATCATTGTGGAGGAAGGAAAAGCAGAAGAGTTTTTTGAATACCCGAAAACAGAGCGGGCGCAGAGATTTCTTCATACATTTACATACGAAAAAGTGAAAAAATAA
- a CDS encoding GreA/GreB family elongation factor produces MYNQLTQKDIDAMKAEIEHRKVVVRKELLEDVKEARAHGDLSENFEYHAAKKEKNRNESRIRYLERMIKTAEVISDESKDDEIGLNKIVELYFEDEDDVETYKIVTTVRGNSLQGLVSTESPIGKALLGHKVGDKVWIPINANAGYYVVVKSIKIADPDEEDKLRSF; encoded by the coding sequence GTGTATAATCAATTGACACAAAAAGATATTGATGCAATGAAAGCGGAGATAGAACATCGAAAAGTCGTGGTGCGAAAAGAACTGTTGGAAGATGTGAAAGAGGCGAGAGCCCATGGTGATCTGAGTGAAAATTTTGAATACCATGCTGCGAAGAAAGAAAAAAACAGGAACGAAAGCAGAATACGGTATTTGGAAAGAATGATAAAGACAGCGGAAGTGATCAGTGATGAATCAAAAGACGATGAAATCGGACTGAACAAGATTGTGGAGTTGTATTTTGAAGACGAAGATGATGTAGAGACATATAAAATTGTGACGACTGTGCGTGGAAATTCTCTTCAGGGACTTGTAAGTACAGAGTCTCCGATTGGAAAAGCATTGCTCGGCCACAAGGTAGGGGACAAAGTGTGGATTCCGATCAACGCTAATGCAGGATACTATGTAGTTGTGAAGTCAATCAAAATAGCGGATCCGGATGAGGAAGATAAGCTGAGAAGTTTTTAA
- a CDS encoding N-acetylmuramoyl-L-alanine amidase, translating into MPYSIMLDAGHGGRDPGAVYQGRQEKDDTLRLTLAIGEILQNNGIDVEYTRTTDIYESPLQKAQEANAAGVDFFVSIHRNSFPTDNVVSGVESLVYDLSGIKYEMAKNINAQLETVGFVNLGVKARPNLIVLRRTKMPAVLVEVGFINSDVDNELFDSHFYDIAQAIAEGILDTLEVENAPSTNRYKVQTGAFRNEVYANNLKNELTEMDFPARVEQSNGFFRVMVGNYGTLDEATAMEQRLKRAGYQTVIVT; encoded by the coding sequence ATGCCATATTCAATTATGCTCGATGCCGGACACGGCGGACGTGATCCCGGTGCAGTCTATCAGGGACGGCAGGAAAAGGATGATACGCTCCGCCTGACGCTGGCAATCGGGGAAATTTTACAAAATAACGGGATTGATGTAGAATATACGAGAACGACGGACATCTACGAGTCGCCGCTTCAAAAAGCGCAGGAAGCAAATGCCGCGGGAGTGGATTTTTTCGTATCGATTCACCGCAATTCGTTTCCGACTGACAATGTTGTGTCAGGAGTGGAATCTTTGGTGTATGATTTGTCGGGAATCAAATATGAAATGGCAAAAAACATCAATGCACAGTTAGAGACGGTCGGGTTTGTGAATCTTGGTGTGAAGGCGAGACCGAATCTTATCGTGCTTCGGAGGACAAAGATGCCGGCGGTGTTGGTGGAAGTGGGATTTATCAACTCGGATGTGGACAATGAATTGTTTGACAGCCATTTTTATGATATTGCACAGGCAATCGCAGAGGGGATTTTAGATACACTGGAGGTTGAAAATGCACCGAGTACAAATAGATATAAAGTACAGACAGGGGCGTTTCGGAATGAGGTGTATGCAAACAACCTGAAAAATGAACTGACAGAGATGGATTTCCCGGCACGTGTGGAACAGTCTAACGGATTCTTCCGTGTGATGGTTGGAAATTATGGGACACTGGACGAGGCGACTGCGATGGAACAAAGATTAAAAAGAGCTGGATATCAGACAGTTATCGTGACATAA
- a CDS encoding sigma-70 domain-containing protein, translated as MGGRIEFREKLSGILKMAEENGCQITIDEVECYFEEEHLSKEQIELVFDYLLAQKIVVKGYEKTGGSVTSSEENKAAFTEEEQRYLKEYMKDIGGIREADEEEREALFEKVLEGDALAKSRLVEIYLPEVVEIAKQLYHPEVFLGDLVQEGNVGLILGVDMIDDLDKAHDVIRREIRQAIQMLIEEQTELKNRDKKMVEKVNTLDESIQALTEELGRKVTIEELAVYMGMSEEEVEDILRLTGEETEEEE; from the coding sequence ATGGGAGGAAGAATAGAATTTCGTGAAAAACTAAGCGGTATTTTGAAGATGGCAGAAGAGAATGGATGCCAGATTACAATAGACGAGGTAGAATGTTATTTTGAAGAGGAACATTTGTCAAAGGAACAGATAGAATTAGTCTTCGACTATCTTTTAGCGCAAAAGATAGTCGTAAAAGGCTATGAGAAGACTGGAGGAAGTGTGACGAGCAGTGAGGAAAACAAGGCCGCATTTACTGAGGAAGAACAACGATATCTTAAAGAGTATATGAAAGATATTGGCGGAATCAGAGAGGCTGATGAAGAAGAACGAGAAGCGTTGTTTGAAAAGGTATTGGAAGGAGATGCACTCGCAAAAAGTAGGCTGGTGGAGATATATCTGCCGGAAGTTGTGGAAATTGCAAAACAGCTGTATCACCCGGAAGTATTTTTGGGAGATCTCGTTCAGGAGGGAAATGTCGGACTGATTCTCGGTGTAGATATGATAGACGATTTGGACAAGGCGCATGACGTGATTCGCAGAGAGATCAGACAGGCTATTCAAATGTTGATCGAAGAACAGACGGAATTAAAAAACAGAGACAAGAAGATGGTAGAAAAGGTGAATACACTGGATGAAAGTATTCAAGCATTAACAGAGGAACTTGGGCGTAAGGTGACGATCGAGGAGCTTGCAGTGTACATGGGAATGTCAGAAGAAGAGGTAGAAGATATTTTGCGGTTGACAGGAGAAGAGACAGAAGAAGAGGAATAG
- a CDS encoding HlyC/CorC family transporter, translating into MDLSAVIQIIILIILLGLSAFFSSAETSLTTINKIRLRSLAEEGNRHAKMALKVTDNSGKMLSSILIGNNIVNLSASALTTSIAYNFGGSAVAVATGLITVLILIFGEITPKTVATIHSETLALVYAYPIHFIMTIVTPISFIVNMLSRGILLLLRVNPNGKVNTMTETELRTIVDVSHEDGVIESEEKEMIYNVFDLGDAKAKDVMVPRVHVTFADVESTYDELLDIFREDKFTRLPVYEETTDNVIGTINMKDLLLFDNTKEFHVRDILREAYFTYEYKSISELLVEMREASLNIAIVLDEYGETAGLITLEDILEEIVGEIRDEYDENEEEFLKEITREEFVVEGSMNLDDLNDRLDLDLSSEDYDSLGGFIIEQLDRLPEKGDEITTENGIRMVVDSLDKNRVEKVHIYLPKDFYDKKDSEDNNEE; encoded by the coding sequence TTGGACTTGAGTGCCGTCATACAAATTATTATTTTAATTATTCTCTTAGGGTTATCTGCATTTTTTTCTTCGGCAGAGACCTCTCTGACCACCATAAACAAGATTCGCCTTCGTTCTCTTGCAGAAGAAGGTAATAGACACGCAAAAATGGCATTAAAGGTGACTGACAATTCCGGAAAAATGTTGAGCTCAATTTTAATCGGCAACAATATTGTGAATCTGTCTGCTTCAGCCCTGACTACAAGTATCGCCTATAATTTTGGTGGCTCAGCCGTTGCAGTTGCAACAGGTCTCATCACTGTGCTGATTCTTATTTTTGGAGAGATCACACCAAAGACTGTTGCAACAATCCACTCTGAGACGCTCGCTTTAGTATATGCTTATCCGATTCATTTTATTATGACGATTGTGACTCCAATCAGTTTCATCGTAAATATGTTGTCTCGCGGTATTCTTCTTCTTCTCCGCGTCAACCCGAACGGAAAAGTAAATACAATGACTGAGACAGAGCTTCGGACAATCGTAGATGTCAGTCATGAGGACGGAGTTATTGAATCCGAGGAAAAAGAGATGATTTACAATGTATTTGACCTTGGGGATGCCAAGGCGAAAGACGTCATGGTTCCTCGTGTACATGTCACATTTGCTGATGTGGAAAGTACTTACGACGAACTGCTCGACATTTTCCGCGAGGACAAGTTCACTCGTCTTCCGGTCTATGAAGAGACAACTGACAATGTCATCGGTACAATTAATATGAAGGATCTTCTTTTATTCGATAACACAAAAGAATTTCATGTCCGTGATATTTTACGCGAAGCATATTTTACGTACGAGTATAAAAGTATCTCTGAACTGCTTGTCGAGATGCGAGAGGCATCTCTCAACATTGCCATCGTCTTGGATGAGTACGGCGAGACAGCAGGTCTTATCACACTGGAAGACATTTTAGAAGAGATTGTCGGAGAGATTCGAGATGAATACGACGAGAACGAAGAAGAGTTTTTAAAAGAGATTACTCGCGAAGAGTTTGTTGTAGAGGGTTCTATGAATCTGGATGACCTCAATGATCGGTTAGATTTGGATCTTTCGTCTGAAGACTATGATTCTCTTGGCGGTTTCATTATCGAACAACTTGATCGTCTTCCGGAAAAAGGTGATGAGATTACGACCGAAAACGGAATACGCATGGTTGTAGATTCCCTTGATAAGAATCGAGTTGAAAAAGTTCATATTTATCTGCCGAAAGATTTCTATGACAAAAAAGATTCGGAGGATAACAACGAAGAGTAA
- the murB gene encoding UDP-N-acetylmuramate dehydrogenase: protein MNLNFYNKLTDYIEAERIYREEPMKKHTTFRVGGNADYFVVPKTEKEVERIVGLCKEEGMPYYILGNGSNLLVGDKGYHGVIIQICKEMNEISVEDNFLNVQAGALLSRVGNVALEAGLAGFEFASGIPGTMGGAVFMNAGAYGGEMKDILTEVTVLDENNEVRVLKKEELELGYRTSIVAKKGYVVLSAKVELKKGDQTKIRERMNELKVQRTTKQPLEYPSAGSTFKRPEGYFAGKLIADAGLRGFQVGGAQVSEKHCGFVINKDNATAADIIELMRQVIERVQKEFGVELEPEVKKLGEF from the coding sequence ATGAATTTGAATTTTTATAATAAACTTACAGACTATATAGAAGCAGAACGTATTTATCGAGAGGAACCGATGAAGAAGCATACGACATTCCGTGTGGGGGGCAATGCAGACTATTTTGTAGTTCCAAAGACGGAAAAAGAGGTGGAAAGGATTGTCGGCCTGTGTAAAGAAGAAGGAATGCCATATTACATTCTTGGGAATGGAAGTAACCTTTTAGTAGGTGATAAAGGGTACCATGGAGTGATCATTCAGATTTGTAAGGAGATGAATGAGATCAGTGTGGAAGATAATTTTTTGAATGTGCAGGCAGGTGCATTGCTTTCGAGGGTTGGCAATGTGGCGCTGGAGGCGGGACTTGCAGGATTTGAGTTTGCATCCGGCATCCCAGGAACGATGGGCGGCGCTGTGTTTATGAATGCAGGAGCCTATGGCGGAGAGATGAAAGACATTTTGACAGAAGTGACTGTTTTAGATGAAAATAACGAGGTACGGGTTCTGAAAAAAGAGGAGCTGGAGCTTGGGTATCGGACAAGTATTGTGGCGAAAAAAGGATATGTTGTACTGTCAGCGAAAGTAGAACTGAAGAAGGGTGACCAAACCAAGATCCGAGAAAGGATGAACGAACTGAAAGTGCAAAGAACAACAAAGCAGCCGCTTGAGTACCCGAGTGCAGGAAGTACATTTAAGCGACCGGAAGGATATTTTGCGGGGAAACTGATTGCAGATGCAGGGCTTCGCGGATTTCAGGTCGGAGGAGCACAGGTTTCCGAAAAACACTGTGGATTTGTGATCAATAAGGACAATGCTACAGCAGCTGATATTATAGAGTTGATGAGGCAGGTTATAGAAAGAGTACAGAAGGAATTCGGCGTCGAATTAGAGCCGGAAGTAAAGAAGTTGGGAGAATTTTAA